A region of Periplaneta americana isolate PAMFEO1 chromosome 16, P.americana_PAMFEO1_priV1, whole genome shotgun sequence DNA encodes the following proteins:
- the LOC138691461 gene encoding zinc finger protein 429-like: MDVIKKEPDIDPLDLQLHENTYNIGENNTLSEEGNLSNLEAMGMKTEFMDHSSVMKAEIKFEDTTSVLISLPRAKSEVDEDLFDLHRVHQEQKIDLSSEEDEMFSESIENTADKSMSQECTGIDREEDKFTQSGSYRLDSSNISDISHNSIKCNICNEVFVTPQSLNLHFRIHAIKESLKCDVCGKCFLKLSDIKRHALLHKGGMPFHCDICGKTFKSSWNFKRHARIHTELRPFKCDVCGECFSESVVLSKHARTHRSDKPYKCEMCGKTFSVLAHLGSHAWIHTDQRPFKCEVCGRSFSQSGALNNHVRIHTGERPYQCEVCGKCFSALGNLNSHVRIHTGERPFKCEVCGKSFSVSGHLKEHVRIHTGERPFKCDECGKYFSKLAHLNKHLRIHTGVRPYKCEMCGKCFSESWNLNKHVRTHTGERPCKCEVCGKCFSESAQLNQHVRIHTGQRPFKCDVCGKCFSQSGCLTSHTRLHTGERPFKCDVCGRSFSESGHLKRHKLLHTGERPFKCDNCGKSFSRKNKLKSHMCLQGDGH; this comes from the exons ATGGATGTGATTAAGAAAGAACCTGACATTGACCCATTGGACCTACAACTAcatgaaaatacatacaatataggGGAGAATAACACTTTATCAGAG GAAGGGAATTTATCGAATCTAGAAGCAATGGGCATGAAGACAGAATTCATGGACCACAGCAGTGTTATGAAAGCAGAGATAAAGTTTGAAGACACCACTTCAGTGCTTATTAGTCTTCCTAGGGCCAaatctgaagttgat gaAGATTTGTTCGATCTGCATAGAGTTCATCAGGAACAGAAAATAGATCTATCTTCAGAGGAGGATGAAATGTTTTCTGAGAG caTTGAGAATACTGCTGACAAGAGTATGTCACAAGAATGCACTGGCATTGATCGTGAAGAAGACAAATTCACACAGAGTGGTAGCTACAGACTTGACAGTTCAAATATCAGTGACATAAGCCATAATTCTATCAAGTGTAATATATGCAACGAGGTTTTTGTTACACCGCAATCTCTGAATCTTCATTTCCGTATACATGCAATCAAAGAATCATtgaaatgcgatgtctgtggtaagtgtttcttgaAATTGAGTGATATAAAGAGGCATGCACTTCTACACAAAGGCGGGATGCCATTTCATTGCGATATCTGTGGAAAAACTTTCAAAAGTTCATGGAATTTCAAGAGACATGCGCGCATACACACTGAGTtgaggccattcaaatgcgatgtatgTGGAGAATGTTTCTCAGAATCAGTAGTTTTAAGCAAACATGCACGAACACACAGGAGCGATAAGCCATACAAATGCGAGATGTGTGGGAAAACCTTCTCAGTATTGGCACATTTAGGTAGCCATGCTTGGATACATACAGACCAACGtccattcaaatgcgaggtgtgtggaaggagtttctcacaatctggagcTTTAAACAATCACGTACGCATTCACACTGGCGAAAGGCCATATCAATGtgaggtgtgtggaaagtgtttttcggcATTAGGAAATTTAAACAGTCATGTACGGATTCACACAGGTGAacggccattcaaatgcgaggtgtgtggaaagtCTTTTTCGGTATCGGGACATTTAAAGGAACATGTACGCATTcacacaggcgaaaggccattcaaatgtgatgAGTGTGGAAAGTATTTCTCGAAATTGGCACATTTAAACAAACATTTACGCATTCATACTGGCGTAAGGCCTTATAAATGTGAGATGTGTGGAAAATGTTTTTCAGAATCATGGAATTTGAACAAACATGTACGTACTCACACAGGCGAACGGCCATGCAAATGTGAagtctgtggaaagtgtttttcggaATCGGCACAGCTAAACCAACATGTACGCATTCACACAGGCCAACGCCCATTCAAATGTGATGTATGCGGAAAGTGTTTCTCGCAATCTGGTTGCCTAACGAGCCATACCCGCCTACACACAGGCGAGAGACCATTTAAATGCGATGTATGCGGAAGGAGTTTTTCGGAATCGGgtcatttaaaaaggcataagcTCCTGCACACAGGCGAAaggcctttcaaatgtgataacTGTGGAAAATCTTTCTCGCGTAAGAATAAGCTAAAAAGTCATATGTGTTTACAAGGAGACGGGCATTAA